The following are encoded together in the Juglans microcarpa x Juglans regia isolate MS1-56 chromosome 2D, Jm3101_v1.0, whole genome shotgun sequence genome:
- the LOC121250609 gene encoding phytoene synthase 2, chloroplastic-like, with product MSAILWVVCPKENAQSLLSLIPRNGRRKRCKFNSRQSLSAYSNAVANPSRSSEERVYEVVLKQAALVRELRKESALDLGKPIETDGTTDWNLLNEAYERCGEVCAEYAKTFYLGTLLMTPERRRAIWAIYVWCRRTDELVDGPNASHITPKAMERWEKRLTDLFEGRPYDMYDAALSDTVSKFPVDVQPFKDMIEGMRLDLRKSRYDNFDELYLYCYYVAGTVGLMSVPVMGIAPESKASTESIYNAALALGIANQLTNILRDVGEDARRGRIYLPQDELARSGLSDEDIFRAKVTDKWRSFMKGQIKRARMFFDEAEKGVAELSSASRWPVWASLLLYRQILDAIEANDYNNFTKRAYVGKAKKLVSLPAAYGRALLGPSKLAELVKRSIR from the exons ATGTCGGCTATTCTTTGGGTGGTTTGTCCGAAGGAGAACGCTCAGTCTCTGCTCAGTCTCATTCCAAGAAACGGCAGAAGGAAAAGGTGTAAATTCAACTCCAGACAGAGTTTATCTGCTTATTCAAATGCAGTTGCGAACCCATCGAGATCCTCGGAGGAGAGGGTGTATGAAGTGGTGCTAAAGCAAGCAGCCCTGGTTAGAGAGCTAAGGAAAGAGAGTGCTCTTGATTTGGGGAAACCCATCGAGACCGATGGTACGACTGATTGGAATCTGTTGAATGAGGCTTACGAGAGGTGTGGCGAGGTCTGTGCCGAATATGCCAAGACCTTTTACTTGG GTACATTACTTATGACGCCAGAAAGGAGAAGAGCTATTTGGGCAATTTATG TGTGGTGCAGGAGGACCGACGAGCTTGTGGATGGGCCTAATGCTTCACACATTACACCGAAGGCTATGGAAAGATGGGAAAAAAGACTGACGGACCTCTTTGAAGGTCGCCCGTATGACATGTACGATGCTGCCCTATCTGATACAGTCTCAAAGTTCCCTGTGGATGTACAG CCCTTCAAAGACATGATAGAAGGAATGAGGTTAGACTTGAGAAAATCAAGATACGACAACTTCGACGAGCTCTACCTTTACTGTTACTATGTTGCCGGGACTGTCGGACTCATGAGTGTTCCGGTAATGGGGATAGCACCAGAATCAAAGGCTTCAACCGAGAGTATTTATAATGCGGCATTAGCCCTTGGAATTGCTAATCAACTCACCAACATACTCAGAGATGTTGGAGAAGA TGCTAGGAGAGGAAGAATCTATCTGCCTCAAGATGAACTAGCACGTTCTGGACTTTCAGATGAGGATATATTTCGGGCCAAAGTGACAGATAAATGGCGGAGTTTCATGAAGGGGCAGATAAAGCGAGCGAGGATGTTCTTTGATGAAGCAGAGAAGGGAGTTGCAGAGCTCAGCTCAGCCAGTAGATGGCCCGTCTGGGCATCTTTGTTGCTATATCGACAGATCTTAGATGCCATCGAAGCTAATGATTACAACAACTTCACAAAACGTGCTTACGTAGGAAAAGCAAAGAAACTTGTCTCGCTTCCTGCTGCTTATGGTAGAGCACTTCTCGGCCCCTCTAAATTGGCCGAGTTGGTAAAGAGATCAATCCGTTAA